CTCTGAACTTCTATTGTTGTGTACAGGGAACTGTTTATTATTTTCTAGTTCCCTTCCCCTAGAACTGAAAGTACTTGATGATCAGAAAATATGTAACAGAGGTGACTTTTATCTTTCCAGAAACTGGAGAGTAAAAATATGAGGACACAATATTCATACCTTTGAAGCCTAAAACAGCAGCTCCAGCAGCGAAACCTCCAATTGAACCATTTACAAAGTCCCTCTTCCCTCTGTAATTCAGAACCAATTGTTCTACACCTATATAAACTCCTCCAATTGCAGCAAAAGTCAGGCCATGGTTTCCCATCATTTTCAAGGTCCTTATCAAACCTGGAAGAGCAACACCTCTTTCAACACGAGGCACATCAGCCCAAGTAGCACAAATGGTTCCCCAAATAGTCCCTGATACTAATCCCATAGTTGCACCCTTGACTGTTTTCATCATAGGAGTagtatcatcctccaaataccTTTGTTCTGAAGGATCCATAGATCTTGTTTAACTGCAAAAACAACCATATCCAAATCAATAAAACCAGAAGCTCACACAGCTTACTAGTGTCAACACCCACGACATGAAACATATGCTGCAC
This portion of the Papaver somniferum cultivar HN1 chromosome 11, ASM357369v1, whole genome shotgun sequence genome encodes:
- the LOC113320309 gene encoding outer envelope pore protein 16-3, chloroplastic/mitochondrial-like, with protein sequence MDPSEQRYLEDDTTPMMKTVKGATMGLVSGTIWGTICATWADVPRVERGVALPGLIRTLKMMGNHGLTFAAIGGVYIGVEQLVLNYRGKRDFVNGSIGGFAAGAAVLGFKARSIPTALSAGAALAVTSALLDAGGQTTRIDNGKEYAAYTTEKRPSPLP